In Miscanthus floridulus cultivar M001 chromosome 5, ASM1932011v1, whole genome shotgun sequence, one genomic interval encodes:
- the LOC136455085 gene encoding nucleoporin NSP1-like translates to MNLAFDGSSGKGHSRSPSDEPPEGPPSDRTTNSSHGDTTGSTTVYASLSDEISTTTFAWDAVGHPSSIPTTLPTDAFGSDGKDRSCSSPPGEIGSSLSLISSTATAEEGATSVTSAVGTGIAANTNAATTALSATPSRGNTAGREGLAAATPLPPSLTATRCSVGLQTSYTEAGAMLNPGIPRSLTKITGKPHSTKTQPARIKAARKHTGWRVARPRRQAPTTMDLWAENRSQAATRAPSLRMGSESSRPAPAWPAGRCDPRLGTP, encoded by the coding sequence ATGAACCTCGCCTTTGACGGGTCCTCGGGgaagggccactccaggtcaccctccgATGAACCACCGGAGGGCCCACCCTCCGACCGGACCACCAACAGCTCCCACGGTGACACCACTGGTTCCACCACGGTATACGCCTCGTTGTCAGACGAGATTTCCACCACCACGTTCGCATGGGATGCCGTCGGGCATCCCAGCTCCATCCCGACCACGCTTCCCACCGACGCCTTCGGCTCCGACGGCAAGGATAGGTCGTGCAGCTCTCCACCCGGTGAGATAGGGAGTTCGCTCTCCCTCATCTCCTCCACTGCGACCGCTGAAGAAGGGGCCACGAGCGTCACCTCCGCCGTTGGCACTGGGATCGCTGCCAACACCAACGCCGCCACTACTGCCTTATCAGCAACCCCCTCGAGGGGCAACACCGCCGGGAGGGAAGGCCTTGCTGCCGCCACCCCGCTGCCACCTTCGCTCACCGCCACACGCTGCagtgtgggcctccaaacctcctacacGGAGgccggggcgatgctcaaccccggcatCCCCCGGTCGCTAACAAAAATCACGGGTAAGCCACACTCCACAAAGACTCAACCAGCAAGAATCAAAGCAGCAAGGAAACATACCGGGTGGCGAGTGGCACGACCCAGAAGGCAGGCTCCGACGACCATGGACCTATGGGCCGAGAACCGCTCCCAGGCTGCGACCCGTGCCCCCTCGCTTCGAATGGGGTCGGAGTCATCCCGACCGGCTCCTGCCTGGCCTGCAGGTCGCTGCGACCCCCGGCTCGGGACTCCCTGA